DNA from Daucus carota subsp. sativus chromosome 1, DH1 v3.0, whole genome shotgun sequence:
TTTCAAAGCACGGCGCATTTGGCCAATCTTTTACCTACAGGCTCTGTTCTTGCTTTCCAGCTGCTAGCCCCCATTTTCACGAACCAAGGTAACTGTGACCCGGTCGGCCAGTCCATGACTGCTGTGCTTATCGCGCTTTGTGGGTTGTCGTGTTTTTTTCTGAGCTTTACGGATAGTTTCAAGGACCAGATGGGGAACATTTGTTATGGTTTTGCGACACCACGTGGCCTGTGGGTTATTGATGGGTCTACAACTTTGCCACCCGAGCTTGCAGCCAAGTATTCTCTGAGATTTATAGATTTCATGCATGCTTTCATGTCGATACTGATTTTTGCAGCTGTTGCACTGTTTGATCAAGAGGTCGTAAGCTGCTTCTATCCAGCACCATCGGATGAGACTACAGAGCTTCTCACAACAATACCAGTTGGAATCGGGGTCATCTGCAGTATGTTATTCGTTGTGTTTCCTACACAACGTCACGGAATTGGCTTTCCAGTTACTTCAAATTAAAGCTTCTTGTTAACTGCAACTTAAGACAACTGATTATTGTGGAACATTGTTTTGCCAATTGCACATACTTTTCCCAACTGGCCATCTGGCCTgtccagaaaaaaaaaaagcaacaaGTTCAGCTGTAATAAAATTCTAACTATATGCGATAATTACATGCCTTTGCATATCACTTTCTATAGTGTTTGTTGCTCAGAGGTATCAAAATT
Protein-coding regions in this window:
- the LOC108196743 gene encoding protein DMP4 gives rise to the protein MDNNGDYGVPEDHCTEETYLLLPKTVERSAIQNAISQTFQSTAHLANLLPTGSVLAFQLLAPIFTNQGNCDPVGQSMTAVLIALCGLSCFFLSFTDSFKDQMGNICYGFATPRGLWVIDGSTTLPPELAAKYSLRFIDFMHAFMSILIFAAVALFDQEVVSCFYPAPSDETTELLTTIPVGIGVICSMLFVVFPTQRHGIGFPVTSN